From one Paenibacillus sp. FSL K6-1330 genomic stretch:
- a CDS encoding normocyte-binding protein has protein sequence MKDIVMDRLSKMEDLQQRRVLRNLMSGVFLGLVEYQEELNRQIERRVFEEVGNQDSKYDVYVGMCRREEWDPLHEYLFPMITEDTEPRRIDLHHLVARLNEGEKQPLFSLFLECKYPMIQELLYSDRTFRGELVTNMGRHVIQVKLERNTAYIREIEKLYHVFLSNGLPWKTINHPYAYKFVNVVLIGGDVQLAVEEEVQEITVHLEEYEAYKRTDLVPLWNIQRLELKTGGFPVPAADRVNFEHVLPLRKSGLQHGYLVDTNDDSIRYIKRSPEELTVVSTRDKSDSWQVLMVVEPVSTGMGKLSYALMSNRQRDDFISNYGRSQGQVVRSKGEIVRIIHSFAVSEWLELVDVEIRPPSANNALTYELNRFITDEVRVDNGKWRMCLKFIYRESGKELGYLAEDMMSFLVSQVQMSFPEYRCEGEWA, from the coding sequence ATGAAGGATATCGTGATGGATCGGCTTAGTAAAATGGAGGATTTGCAGCAGCGCCGGGTGCTTCGCAATCTGATGAGCGGCGTGTTCCTCGGCCTGGTTGAATACCAGGAGGAGCTGAACCGCCAGATTGAGCGGCGAGTATTCGAGGAGGTCGGCAATCAGGACAGCAAATACGATGTGTATGTGGGGATGTGCCGCCGTGAGGAATGGGATCCCCTGCACGAGTATTTGTTCCCGATGATTACAGAGGATACGGAGCCGCGCAGGATTGATCTGCATCATTTGGTTGCCCGTCTAAACGAAGGAGAGAAGCAGCCGTTATTCTCATTGTTTCTGGAATGCAAATATCCCATGATCCAGGAGCTGCTCTACAGTGACCGGACATTTCGCGGAGAGCTGGTTACGAATATGGGCCGTCATGTCATTCAAGTCAAGCTGGAGCGAAATACCGCATACATACGAGAAATCGAGAAGCTGTATCATGTTTTTCTAAGCAATGGCCTGCCTTGGAAAACGATCAATCATCCTTACGCTTACAAATTCGTGAACGTCGTATTGATCGGGGGGGACGTACAGCTGGCGGTAGAAGAGGAAGTTCAAGAGATCACCGTTCATCTGGAGGAATACGAAGCATATAAAAGAACGGATCTAGTTCCGCTCTGGAACATTCAGCGCCTAGAACTGAAAACGGGAGGATTCCCGGTTCCGGCGGCTGATCGCGTGAATTTCGAACATGTGCTGCCGCTGCGCAAAAGCGGGCTGCAGCATGGCTATCTGGTCGACACCAATGACGACAGCATTCGTTACATCAAGCGTTCGCCGGAAGAACTGACCGTTGTATCGACGCGCGATAAATCGGATTCCTGGCAGGTATTGATGGTGGTGGAGCCGGTTAGTACAGGCATGGGCAAGCTGAGTTACGCACTGATGTCGAACCGGCAGCGGGACGATTTCATCAGCAATTATGGCCGCAGTCAAGGACAGGTCGTTCGCTCCAAGGGCGAGATCGTGCGGATTATCCATTCTTTTGCCGTATCGGAATGGCTGGAGCTCGTGGATGTGGAGATTCGGCCCCCTTCCGCCAATAACGCGCTGACCTATGAGCTGAACCGGTTCATTACGGATGAGGTTCGGGTGGATAACGGAAAATGGCGGATGTGCCTGAAATTCATCTACCGGGAATCCGGCAAGGAGTTGGGCTATTTAGCCGAGGATATGATGAGCTTTTTGGTGTCCCAAGTCCAGATGTCATTCCCCGAATATCGTTGTGAAGGAGAATGGGCTTGA
- a CDS encoding serine/threonine protein phosphatase — MRKENSDFKTAFVSEAGSYIDNRDYFAFVELEDMACYVIADGLDTDREAHSAKMAVSVILENFMEKPSLSRRKIRQDLETAHEWLKFESRRVRLKASVLVVVTNYTRMVWATCGHARLYHFRGGRLNLRSKDQSLAQLLLEDGRVSEEGFSGHEERGNLLSYMGRPDRFEPYISNKTPLSDGDVLLLCTPGIWEEVELPEMLDALAESSDPDSLTDTLEDIVLSKQQQTVNNYTAAAVYANKTFTEKPKNRKKWIIRIAILLLTMVIAGGGIWYAKARQAAKLAETVVQMTEFEQEGDEYASASDYPKALKAYSEAKNAASKLKDKLHFQLLRNKQRVAQAMTDGDEYVKDGSFDMALDSYTKALGEAEKYKPFKVEDIQARIERSEAVAKLTEVIKEGDIHFQNQDYTSALETYKKAYRAAIEANYPSGQKQLETKMEETEGKINTIYRETKTLKADNLEKKGDRALAALDYNAAIEAYSLAQEIYQEIDKLERVLAMERKIAKADEKRNPIVPAAGQLDSSSLPDGGMPVSGMSGMNDWNEMNGQNGSSGNNGSYGSNGSGGTSEWSGASESNVDRATRIEGSEDQASGGTSSPDGSTSSGPSSVNQGTTAGSEEAGASPASSTSDRQDRSAAPEGGGGS, encoded by the coding sequence ATGAGAAAGGAGAACAGCGATTTCAAGACCGCATTTGTCTCCGAAGCGGGTTCGTATATCGACAACAGAGATTATTTTGCCTTCGTGGAGCTTGAGGACATGGCTTGCTACGTTATTGCGGATGGTCTCGATACGGATCGAGAGGCACATAGCGCAAAAATGGCAGTCAGTGTCATCCTGGAGAATTTTATGGAGAAGCCATCCTTGTCACGGAGAAAAATCCGGCAGGATTTGGAGACAGCTCATGAGTGGTTGAAGTTTGAAAGCCGCAGAGTCCGGCTTAAAGCCAGCGTGCTCGTTGTCGTGACGAATTATACGCGGATGGTGTGGGCGACCTGTGGCCATGCGCGATTATACCATTTTCGCGGCGGTCGGCTGAATTTGCGTTCCAAAGATCAGAGCCTGGCGCAGTTGCTTCTGGAGGACGGAAGGGTGTCCGAGGAAGGATTTTCCGGCCATGAGGAGCGAGGAAATTTGTTGAGTTATATGGGGCGGCCAGATCGTTTTGAACCCTATATTTCAAATAAAACTCCGCTTTCGGATGGAGATGTGCTTCTTCTGTGCACACCGGGAATTTGGGAAGAGGTCGAGCTGCCGGAAATGCTCGATGCACTGGCGGAATCGAGTGATCCCGACAGCTTGACGGATACGCTGGAGGACATTGTCCTCAGCAAGCAGCAGCAGACGGTGAACAATTATACTGCAGCCGCTGTTTACGCTAACAAGACGTTTACCGAGAAGCCCAAAAACCGGAAGAAATGGATCATACGCATCGCAATACTGCTGCTCACCATGGTGATCGCCGGGGGAGGCATCTGGTATGCGAAGGCTAGACAGGCGGCAAAATTGGCCGAGACGGTCGTGCAGATGACCGAGTTTGAGCAGGAGGGTGACGAATACGCATCCGCCAGCGATTACCCGAAGGCGCTTAAGGCTTACAGTGAAGCGAAGAACGCGGCCAGCAAGCTGAAGGACAAGCTGCATTTCCAACTGCTTCGCAACAAACAGCGCGTGGCCCAAGCCATGACGGATGGGGACGAATACGTGAAGGACGGCAGCTTCGATATGGCACTGGACAGTTATACAAAAGCGCTGGGTGAGGCGGAGAAGTACAAGCCGTTCAAAGTAGAGGATATTCAGGCTCGAATCGAGCGAAGTGAGGCGGTCGCCAAGCTGACGGAAGTCATAAAGGAAGGCGATATCCACTTCCAGAATCAGGATTACACCAGCGCGCTGGAGACGTACAAGAAGGCGTACAGGGCAGCGATTGAAGCGAATTATCCGAGCGGTCAGAAGCAGTTGGAGACGAAGATGGAAGAGACCGAGGGGAAAATCAATACCATTTATCGGGAGACCAAAACGCTTAAGGCCGACAATTTGGAGAAAAAAGGCGACCGTGCGCTAGCCGCACTGGATTATAACGCCGCCATTGAGGCTTATTCGCTGGCACAAGAAATTTACCAGGAGATCGACAAACTGGAGCGGGTGTTGGCGATGGAGCGGAAAATTGCCAAGGCCGACGAGAAGCGCAATCCCATCGTGCCTGCGGCGGGGCAATTGGATTCGTCTTCGCTCCCGGATGGAGGGATGCCCGTTTCGGGCATGTCCGGGATGAACGATTGGAATGAAATGAACGGACAGAATGGCTCAAGTGGAAATAACGGATCGTACGGGAGCAATGGATCCGGCGGGACTTCCGAGTGGAGCGGTGCTTCAGAATCAAACGTGGACCGAGCCACTAGAATTGAAGGAAGCGAGGATCAAGCTTCAGGAGGCACGTCTTCGCCTGATGGATCAACTTCATCAGGACCAAGTTCGGTGAATCAGGGTACTACCGCTGGATCTGAGGAGGCAGGAGCAAGCCCAGCAAGTTCTACGAGCGACAGGCAGGATCGGTCAGCTGCGCCGGAAGGAGGCGGGGGATCATGA
- a CDS encoding protein phosphatase 2C domain-containing protein — protein sequence MEDLSFFESYGIVAAALITVAVLLVMRQKLRTSPAVETTPENSELLYIPDIIETNKIGNAQTIGKREEQDDYFSSSTTKIGTMAVIADGISGLSHGRMASTLAVTVFSREYLKVDDLADIPEYFHKAALISNRAILEQLGGETGGTTLVVGIVSGGLLHWAAVGDSMIILFRDGEFIPINSKHTLETVLEEKYLSGEISKEEAKENPNRNQLVNYLGYGGFKSMEVGDPVSLQANDTIILCSDGVYDALTEVEMEQILMRGLPPQDAAEEMISLIERKSYKHQDNATVIILQMD from the coding sequence ATGGAGGATTTGAGTTTTTTCGAATCGTACGGAATCGTTGCGGCTGCACTGATCACCGTCGCCGTATTGCTTGTTATGCGGCAAAAGCTGCGTACGAGCCCCGCTGTAGAAACTACGCCCGAGAATAGCGAACTTCTGTATATTCCAGACATTATTGAAACGAACAAAATTGGGAATGCCCAGACGATCGGCAAGCGGGAAGAGCAGGATGATTACTTCTCAAGCTCGACAACGAAAATCGGTACGATGGCTGTGATAGCCGACGGCATTAGCGGGTTGTCGCATGGACGAATGGCTAGTACGCTGGCCGTTACGGTGTTCTCGAGAGAGTACTTAAAGGTGGACGATCTGGCGGATATTCCCGAGTATTTTCACAAAGCGGCACTGATCAGCAACCGGGCAATCCTGGAGCAGCTTGGCGGGGAAACCGGAGGAACGACGCTCGTCGTGGGCATCGTGTCCGGAGGATTACTGCATTGGGCTGCGGTTGGAGACAGCATGATTATTCTGTTTAGGGATGGCGAATTTATTCCGATCAATTCCAAGCATACCCTGGAGACGGTGCTGGAGGAAAAGTATCTATCCGGCGAAATCAGCAAGGAGGAAGCCAAGGAGAATCCGAATCGCAACCAGTTGGTTAACTATTTGGGATATGGCGGTTTTAAAAGCATGGAGGTTGGCGATCCGGTATCCTTGCAAGCAAATGACACGATCATTCTGTGCAGTGACGGGGTTTATGATGCGCTGACCGAGGTAGAGATGGAGCAGATATTGATGCGGGGCTTGCCGCCGCAGGATGCCGCGGAAGAGATGATCAGCTTGATTGAGCGCAAGAGTTACAAGCATCAGGACAATGCAACGGTCATTATTTTGCAAATGGATTAA
- a CDS encoding FHA domain-containing protein yields MSLTRCLNGHMFSTRKHGNTCPYCNTTLEQPSRNESRRPQVAEDMEEKTMPYLGETTGIQPVTGWLVCVEGPQMGQDYRIMAEKNFIGRAEEMQIRLIGDNAVSRRNHAVIVYDPKKRNFYLLPGDASGLAYHNNEAVYTPAELNAYDLIQLGRSKFVFVPLCGPHFEWDNS; encoded by the coding sequence ATGAGCTTGACGAGATGCCTGAATGGACACATGTTCAGTACGAGAAAGCATGGCAACACTTGTCCATATTGCAATACGACGCTAGAGCAGCCTTCGCGGAACGAATCACGCAGACCCCAGGTCGCGGAGGATATGGAAGAGAAGACGATGCCTTATCTGGGGGAGACGACGGGAATTCAGCCGGTAACCGGCTGGTTGGTATGTGTCGAGGGCCCGCAGATGGGACAGGATTACCGTATTATGGCTGAGAAAAATTTCATCGGCCGCGCGGAGGAAATGCAGATTCGGCTTATCGGGGATAACGCGGTGTCCAGACGCAATCATGCCGTGATCGTCTACGATCCGAAGAAGCGAAATTTTTATTTGCTGCCGGGCGATGCCTCAGGGCTTGCTTATCACAACAACGAAGCGGTATACACGCCGGCTGAGCTTAACGCCTATGATTTAATCCAGCTCGGGCGCAGTAAATTTGTATTCGTGCCTTTATGCGGACCCCATTTTGAGTGGGATAACAGTTAA
- a CDS encoding FHA domain-containing protein, translating to MKPENHKWITLIDLLIYGILAGMVLYALLRPLHYTLQMSIVAASAVIAGVLIWTSGRSNDKPQVAREAVVKIVLLDDDGERVKEWYVKGETSVLIGKNTQRGEVDIDLSDCEYASLVSSEHAVLNRVGDQWFIEDADSHSGTGIRKAGRSEANRLVVEEPVEIGTGDMIFIANTRLLVK from the coding sequence TTGAAGCCGGAGAACCACAAATGGATTACACTTATTGATCTGTTGATATACGGAATATTAGCCGGTATGGTGCTGTATGCCCTGCTCCGTCCTTTGCATTATACATTGCAAATGTCCATCGTCGCGGCATCGGCCGTGATTGCAGGCGTGTTGATTTGGACCAGTGGTCGTTCCAACGATAAACCACAGGTAGCGAGGGAAGCTGTCGTGAAGATCGTGCTGCTCGATGATGACGGAGAGCGCGTGAAGGAATGGTACGTCAAGGGAGAAACCTCAGTCCTGATCGGAAAAAACACGCAGCGCGGCGAGGTTGACATAGATTTGTCGGACTGCGAGTATGCGTCGCTTGTCAGTTCCGAGCATGCTGTCCTGAATCGCGTTGGCGATCAGTGGTTCATTGAAGATGCGGATTCCCACAGCGGGACAGGCATCCGCAAAGCAGGACGCAGCGAGGCGAATCGGCTTGTTGTCGAAGAGCCTGTAGAGATTGGTACAGGGGATATGATCTTTATTGCTAATACGCGGTTGTTAGTGAAATAA
- a CDS encoding DnaJ domain-containing protein, with protein MGKSTKESQVLFDQADKGISESGEIALNGTDYYTELGVSRQSTTAEVRQAYRRLAKRYHPDVNPGNAEAEAKFKLIVEAYETLSDEQLRAAYDERQTSANPSSGQQNGRSQAGQGGRKSSGTSSAKVESEGFDPAEIHKQFEQFFGMSSPKGRSDSQDKEANDKNPLDTSAMFNQFFGYKK; from the coding sequence GTGGGAAAAAGCACGAAAGAAAGTCAGGTGCTCTTTGATCAGGCCGATAAAGGCATAAGCGAAAGCGGGGAAATCGCGTTGAATGGTACCGATTACTACACAGAGCTCGGAGTTTCTAGGCAGTCCACGACAGCCGAGGTTCGACAAGCTTATCGCAGGCTGGCCAAGCGTTATCATCCGGACGTCAATCCCGGGAATGCAGAAGCGGAAGCCAAGTTTAAGCTGATTGTCGAGGCTTACGAGACCTTAAGCGATGAGCAGCTTCGTGCAGCTTACGACGAGAGGCAGACTAGTGCCAATCCATCCTCAGGGCAGCAAAATGGCAGGTCGCAGGCAGGACAGGGCGGACGGAAATCGTCTGGCACATCGTCGGCGAAGGTGGAGTCGGAAGGCTTTGATCCGGCTGAGATACACAAGCAATTTGAGCAGTTTTTTGGCATGTCGTCGCCCAAGGGGCGGTCAGATTCGCAGGATAAGGAAGCAAACGATAAGAATCCGCTGGATACTTCAGCGATGTTCAATCAATTTTTTGGCTATAAAAAATAA
- a CDS encoding membrane-associated protease 1: protein MGFRLKVEGAETIELGLDNIQKVVYDTDTPDDSNARSTDVGSTLKISGKIITATDGDKADDTLKLALWSLVPAEKADCYRKLTLEVIAADQVVREITFPNAFVVDYKETFGDTEGVGTFELYVKQKKDKTELAKLNGGYDASN from the coding sequence ATGGGATTCAGATTGAAGGTAGAAGGAGCCGAAACGATCGAGCTCGGATTGGACAACATTCAGAAAGTGGTTTATGACACGGATACACCGGATGATTCAAATGCTAGATCAACTGATGTTGGTTCCACATTGAAAATCAGCGGTAAAATCATCACTGCCACGGACGGTGACAAAGCGGATGACACGCTGAAGCTGGCGCTGTGGTCTTTGGTTCCTGCAGAAAAGGCGGATTGCTACCGTAAGCTGACGCTTGAAGTGATCGCAGCGGATCAAGTGGTTCGGGAAATTACATTCCCTAACGCTTTTGTGGTGGATTACAAAGAAACATTCGGCGACACCGAAGGTGTAGGTACTTTCGAGCTGTACGTGAAGCAGAAGAAAGACAAAACCGAGTTGGCTAAGCTTAACGGCGGTTACGACGCAAGCAATTAA
- a CDS encoding transcriptional regulator — protein MDIINQTNRTMLFEEINPEKLDLITIVGDVKGIDSLSDDKIKEINSQLLVRNFDEFLDKFSPTVYSFFNAANQKVVYMLKKPDGIAEEAISEIRIDQHNDFLKMLFTLIDTKRSQGMTNVDFKFEHLLDMISPKKVMDDIRQVRKEIHYMYGQYEKLDDEDPKKLDMGDKLNAMFEEASANYNNVMAMLPLAIEDIKTRLLLGSSNEESDSEAVQIGMLTIGESGELKIIEAPKGDSTELVLLDENSSNGLAVVFEDDYNSITETPSGYVKDLVVRTFSPLPAVSTEVNLETEVQNYNTYLEFYKTAKDDFVKTVKPLVEKILGVKMFFDQYAVKNKGMAPSLLVTNTKLDMIVKSANIPRLETYLNTVNSKNDFSDTIWFGIVPSVELESAGKVKVTRERFKGNEKIAKQDGNTMESLSMLMQVVKDFKVQIFFSFESGEETTFNNMATAGIDKYIDKCTPLLRKEYSEYAIPCIPNFTVIPKEKSGVIIDSRMVQTENGAQLSKEKEDILKLWIEGVYVGASYVAAGIVSAYQCPEYLKESFKNTSKEFPGVRFDIEAGENSLRAVTTMAKEITGFTNTIKDSINRKNFGFIFSSENAQLQGKDIRRITVYKARSLAASEDGFDSIYKTLVSTYIERILRFQTADFKHENIIKFFSNNPSSQKSMWLAKRGFINSIIHDGDDMNYVIDEKNNLCHIDLIYNGNVKNLEVMITKGTSPVKA, from the coding sequence ATGGATATTATCAATCAGACCAATCGAACGATGCTGTTCGAAGAGATCAATCCCGAGAAGCTGGACCTGATCACCATTGTGGGCGATGTTAAAGGCATTGATAGTCTGAGCGACGACAAAATCAAGGAGATCAATAGCCAGCTTTTAGTGCGAAACTTCGATGAATTTTTGGACAAGTTCTCGCCGACGGTGTACTCATTTTTCAATGCGGCTAACCAAAAAGTCGTCTACATGCTGAAGAAGCCCGATGGAATCGCCGAGGAGGCGATTTCCGAAATCCGGATTGATCAACACAATGATTTCTTGAAAATGCTGTTCACACTGATCGACACGAAACGCAGCCAGGGAATGACGAACGTCGATTTCAAGTTTGAGCATTTGCTCGACATGATTTCGCCGAAGAAGGTCATGGATGACATTCGTCAGGTTCGTAAGGAAATCCATTACATGTACGGACAATACGAGAAGCTGGATGACGAGGATCCGAAAAAGCTGGATATGGGCGACAAACTGAACGCGATGTTCGAAGAGGCGAGTGCCAATTACAACAACGTGATGGCTATGCTTCCACTGGCGATCGAGGATATTAAGACGCGTCTGCTGCTCGGCAGCTCCAACGAGGAAAGCGATTCCGAAGCGGTGCAAATCGGGATGCTGACGATCGGGGAGAGCGGGGAGTTAAAAATCATCGAGGCTCCGAAGGGGGACAGCACGGAACTCGTGCTGCTGGACGAGAACAGCTCCAATGGTTTGGCAGTTGTCTTCGAAGACGATTACAACTCCATCACGGAAACTCCATCCGGTTATGTTAAGGATTTGGTTGTACGAACCTTTAGTCCGCTGCCGGCGGTAAGCACGGAAGTGAATCTTGAGACAGAGGTACAGAACTACAACACGTATTTGGAATTCTACAAAACGGCCAAGGATGATTTTGTCAAAACCGTGAAGCCGCTGGTGGAGAAAATTCTCGGCGTCAAAATGTTTTTTGATCAATATGCCGTCAAGAACAAAGGGATGGCACCTTCGCTGCTCGTGACGAATACGAAGCTGGACATGATCGTGAAAAGCGCCAATATCCCTCGTTTGGAGACTTATTTGAACACGGTCAACTCCAAGAATGATTTCTCGGATACGATCTGGTTCGGCATCGTCCCTTCCGTAGAGCTGGAGAGTGCCGGCAAGGTGAAGGTAACCCGCGAGCGCTTCAAGGGTAACGAGAAAATTGCCAAGCAGGACGGCAACACCATGGAATCCTTGTCGATGCTCATGCAGGTTGTCAAAGACTTCAAGGTGCAAATCTTCTTCAGCTTCGAATCGGGAGAAGAGACGACGTTCAACAATATGGCTACTGCAGGAATCGATAAATACATCGATAAATGCACGCCGCTCCTCCGTAAAGAGTACAGTGAATATGCAATTCCATGTATTCCGAACTTTACGGTCATTCCGAAGGAAAAGTCGGGCGTAATCATCGATAGCCGCATGGTTCAGACCGAGAATGGAGCCCAGCTCTCCAAGGAAAAGGAAGACATACTCAAGCTCTGGATCGAGGGTGTTTATGTTGGGGCCTCGTATGTGGCTGCGGGTATCGTCTCAGCCTATCAATGTCCGGAGTACTTGAAGGAATCCTTCAAGAACACGAGCAAAGAGTTCCCTGGCGTTCGTTTTGACATTGAAGCTGGCGAGAACAGCCTGCGGGCGGTCACGACGATGGCGAAGGAAATTACCGGATTTACGAATACGATCAAGGATTCGATTAACCGGAAGAACTTCGGCTTTATTTTCTCCTCGGAGAACGCTCAGCTGCAAGGCAAGGATATCCGCCGGATTACGGTGTACAAGGCGAGAAGCCTAGCTGCGTCGGAGGACGGGTTCGATTCCATTTACAAAACACTGGTCAGCACATACATAGAGCGGATTCTTCGCTTCCAGACGGCCGACTTCAAGCATGAGAACATCATTAAATTTTTCAGTAACAATCCGAGCAGCCAGAAGAGCATGTGGCTGGCCAAGCGCGGTTTCATAAATTCAATTATTCATGACGGCGATGACATGAATTATGTGATCGACGAGAAGAACAACCTGTGTCACATTGATCTGATCTATAACGGCAATGTGAAGAATTTGGAAGTTATGATTACCAAAGGCACCAGTCCAGTCAAAGCCTAA